Proteins encoded within one genomic window of Macrotis lagotis isolate mMagLag1 chromosome 3, bilby.v1.9.chrom.fasta, whole genome shotgun sequence:
- the LOC141518855 gene encoding phospholipase A and acyltransferase 3-like isoform X1, with protein sequence MQPEPKPGDLIEIFRPLYCHWAVYVGDGYVVHLAPPSEYAGAGASSIMSALTDRATVKKELLCVVVGNDKYRVNNKHDNKYPPLPPSKIVQRALEEVGKEVLYKLTSENCEHFVNELRYGIPRSDQRDGYNLYVSMFPIYALASVHSETLHLPELTCGS encoded by the exons ATGCAG CCAGAGCCCAAGCCGGGAGACCTGATTGAGATTTTCCGACCGTTGTACTGTCATTGGGCTGTTTATGTGGGTGATGGTTACGTCGTCCACCTGGCACCTCCAA GTGAATATGCTGGGGCTGGTGCCTCCAGCATCATGTCAGCCCTGACAGATAGAGCCACAGTGAAGAAGGAGCTGCTCTGTGTGGTGGTTGGGAATGACAAGTACCGGGTGAATAATAAACATGACAACAAGTACCCTCCACTACCACCCAGCAAGATTGTCCAGCGGGCTTTGGAGGAAGTGGGGAAGGAGGTTCTCTACAAACTGACCAGTGAGAACTGTGAGCATTTTGTGAATGAACTGAGATATGGAATCCCTCGAAGTGACCAG AGAGATGGTTACAATCTCTATGTGAGCATGTTTCCAATATATGCTCTGGCTTCTGTCCACTCTGAGACTCTTCACCTACCAGAACTGACCTGTGGATCTTGA
- the LOC141518855 gene encoding phospholipase A and acyltransferase 3-like isoform X2 encodes MQPEPKPGDLIEIFRPLYCHWAVYVGDGYVVHLAPPSEYAGAGASSIMSALTDRATVKKELLCVVVGNDKYRVNNKHDNKYPPLPPSKIVQRALEEVGKEVLYKLTSENCEHFVNELRYGIPRSDQVRDVLVGAGIASGLAVVGIIGMMFSRNKRQNQ; translated from the exons ATGCAG CCAGAGCCCAAGCCGGGAGACCTGATTGAGATTTTCCGACCGTTGTACTGTCATTGGGCTGTTTATGTGGGTGATGGTTACGTCGTCCACCTGGCACCTCCAA GTGAATATGCTGGGGCTGGTGCCTCCAGCATCATGTCAGCCCTGACAGATAGAGCCACAGTGAAGAAGGAGCTGCTCTGTGTGGTGGTTGGGAATGACAAGTACCGGGTGAATAATAAACATGACAACAAGTACCCTCCACTACCACCCAGCAAGATTGTCCAGCGGGCTTTGGAGGAAGTGGGGAAGGAGGTTCTCTACAAACTGACCAGTGAGAACTGTGAGCATTTTGTGAATGAACTGAGATATGGAATCCCTCGAAGTGACCAG GTCAGAGATGTCCTCGTGGGAGCCGGGATAGCTAGTGGTTTGGCTGTTGTGGGTATCAT